The following coding sequences lie in one Spirosoma sp. KUDC1026 genomic window:
- a CDS encoding CPBP family intramembrane glutamic endopeptidase, translated as MKALLRDLRDHIQADFRPGLYAAMTFWVALLLTINYYFDLEDSYIDAFQGDPRWPALYFLLYATVYYGSVGIWSYYCQRPEPWRNRKFWLRSSTALICYSIYSGFYAHSHWSRQLFDGHIYVFAYYCLHNLQSILTIILPLYLFYRFIDRPQGQLSSFYGLAPSKKGLALYAVLLGLMIPLIAFASVQPDFLASYPTYHDTNANEFFGVSEWVTALIYELCYGWDFVPTELLFRGFLVIGMGQVLGRGAVLPMVVWYCSIHFGRPLGEAISSIFGGYLLGMLALSTRSIWGGLLIHIGIAWSMELAAFLQKIHTV; from the coding sequence GCCGATTTCCGACCGGGCCTTTACGCAGCAATGACGTTCTGGGTTGCCCTGCTCCTTACGATCAACTATTACTTTGATCTGGAGGATTCTTACATCGATGCGTTCCAGGGCGATCCACGCTGGCCAGCTCTGTATTTTCTGCTTTACGCAACGGTCTATTACGGTAGCGTTGGTATCTGGTCGTATTACTGCCAACGACCGGAGCCGTGGCGCAATCGTAAGTTCTGGTTACGTAGTAGTACCGCGCTGATTTGCTACTCCATATACTCTGGTTTTTACGCACATAGTCATTGGAGCCGGCAACTCTTCGACGGGCATATTTACGTCTTTGCGTACTACTGCCTGCATAATCTTCAGTCAATCCTGACGATCATATTACCCCTATACCTTTTCTATAGATTCATCGACCGGCCGCAGGGCCAGTTATCTAGCTTTTATGGCCTGGCACCCAGTAAAAAAGGCTTGGCGCTCTATGCGGTCCTGCTCGGTTTAATGATTCCGCTGATTGCGTTCGCTTCCGTTCAGCCCGATTTTCTGGCTTCGTACCCGACGTATCATGACACGAACGCCAATGAATTCTTCGGCGTCTCCGAGTGGGTAACAGCCTTAATCTATGAGCTTTGCTACGGCTGGGACTTTGTTCCTACCGAGCTACTCTTTCGCGGCTTTCTGGTTATCGGTATGGGTCAGGTACTGGGCCGGGGGGCCGTGTTGCCGATGGTGGTCTGGTACTGTTCCATCCACTTCGGCAGACCATTGGGCGAAGCGATTTCGTCCATTTTTGGCGGCTATCTATTGGGGATGCTGGCCCTGAGTACCCGCAGCATCTGGGGTGGGCTGCTCATTCACATCGGCATTGCCTGGAGTATGGAGCTGGCGGCATTTCTGCAGAAAATCCATACAGTGTGA
- a CDS encoding DUF5615 family PIN-like protein, producing the protein MARLLADENFPKPAVEFLRDLGHDIQTLLELGLAGQAIPDGEVLRLSTSMDRCLVTLNRKDFIKLHSQQPKHAGIIICKVDADFQALAQRVDDCLPQGFLNGQLLRVQRLPE; encoded by the coding sequence ATGGCTCGTCTGCTTGCTGATGAAAACTTTCCGAAGCCTGCCGTCGAATTCTTACGTGATCTGGGGCACGACATTCAAACCTTACTAGAGCTTGGGCTGGCTGGTCAGGCTATTCCTGATGGTGAGGTATTACGCCTGTCTACGTCAATGGATCGATGCCTGGTAACCTTGAACCGAAAAGACTTTATTAAGCTACATAGCCAACAACCTAAACACGCTGGTATTATCATTTGTAAAGTGGATGCTGATTTTCAAGCATTAGCCCAGCGCGTAGATGACTGCTTACCACAGGGGTTCCTAAACGGACAGTTGCTCCGGGTTCAGCGGTTGCCTGAATGA
- a CDS encoding DUF433 domain-containing protein, translating into MSTAVLEAEELLNRLSKAEKAQVLQWIVQDLGNTFAGIEREPGVLGGQAYVVRTRIPVWLLEQTRRLGATEADLLNAYPALRAADLTNAWAYVRANSVEIYNAIAENDLD; encoded by the coding sequence ATGAGTACAGCTGTTCTAGAAGCCGAAGAATTACTAAATCGACTGTCGAAGGCCGAAAAGGCTCAGGTTCTCCAATGGATTGTGCAGGACCTGGGCAATACTTTTGCGGGCATTGAGCGCGAGCCCGGTGTGCTGGGGGGACAGGCGTATGTCGTTCGCACTCGAATTCCGGTGTGGCTACTCGAACAGACACGTCGACTTGGTGCTACTGAAGCTGATTTACTGAATGCCTACCCTGCTCTCCGAGCAGCTGATTTGACAAACGCTTGGGCATACGTGCGTGCGAACTCCGTCGAGATTTATAACGCCATTGCCGAAAACGATCTGGATTGA
- a CDS encoding DEAD/DEAH box helicase, which translates to MAERITYGKTWWGQQWLNALTNIDMANRLPRGKTYANKGAVQNLAISGNQISASIKGAAPRPYRTKLSVPLFSDAEKGSLLTEVRRNPAMLAQLLNRKLPPELVAFANDQRIDLFPESFRDLAMGCSCPDAAVPCKHLAAVIYVIANEIDRNPFQVFLLKGLDILAELQKDQIETGGGSLESVLSFHDLGTEDLPDDEDWKPEAGVRASLDYATVPTLTEQLLGLLSPDVTFAKGDFFKSLTKAYRLFSRPVAEEITGEFANPDPSDSIELQLDETMKVKKISVFSEHGDQRTLADFSMSNLTHWLSTLTDADWDEMSDSVRALYLTQQFSAVLLRRGAVVPQLLRVGAAEEQYRVRWMPAIVNESVRRLTQQLATQLPPTLLTVRWQKEWLALPDEQQVLTLCSLFLRRTIKPTTIELWERWPLEDADRLFFGVETLRFEGFGRKEMPLAIQLWLNDFFLTQKRFVPMLVVEDSELGTEFRLSLLIRDRESTENAPVPLPELLSQKKYARIRVAVLQDLLVLSRHFPDLAKLTQTDGPAYLAYEPEAFVKVLLDTLPRMQLLGISLLLPRSLQHWVRPQAGGRLKAKVTATDAFMRLDDMLTFDWQVALGDEMVSVKEFQKLVSNSTGLVKIKDQYVLIDPNELSKLYKQLENPLELTGSDLLRAALTEEYKGARLGLSSDVRALIKQFTDSPAQSLPDFLNAQLRPYQQRGYDWLVKNTALGMGSLLADDMGLGKTLQVITFLLKLKQEGRFKKQKGLVVLPTTLLTNWQKEVARFAPDLRVKIYHGPNRKLTDSKAGDDAYDLLLTTYGVVRSDLETLKKMTWAVVVIDEAQNIKNADTEQTKAVKALKAPIRLALSGTPVENRLSEFWSIMDFVNKGYLGGLTKFNEEFGKPIQQERDQQKLDQFRRITSPFLLRRVKTDRSIISDLPDKIENNQFCALTTEQAALYQSVVQESLRAIEDKEGIARRGLVLKLMTALKQIGNHPHQYLKRGNDAPALSGKATLLLNLLETIYANHEKVLIFTQYKEMGELLKQFIQQAFGQEPLFLHGGTSRADRDEMVEQFQKNRSDHTFILSLKAGGTGLNLTQANHVIHYDLWWNPAVEAQATDRAFRIGQTKNVLVYRLMNQGTLEEKIDAMIRSKKELADLSVKTGETWLGDLNDDELKELVSLG; encoded by the coding sequence TCGATCAAAGGTGCCGCTCCCCGGCCGTATCGGACGAAATTGTCTGTACCGCTCTTTTCGGATGCCGAAAAAGGAAGCCTACTAACTGAAGTGCGTCGAAATCCGGCCATGCTGGCGCAACTGCTGAACCGAAAACTACCGCCGGAGCTGGTTGCTTTCGCTAATGACCAACGCATTGATTTGTTCCCGGAGTCGTTCCGGGACCTGGCGATGGGCTGTTCCTGCCCCGATGCGGCCGTTCCCTGCAAACACCTGGCGGCCGTTATCTACGTTATTGCCAACGAGATCGACCGAAATCCGTTTCAGGTATTCTTGCTGAAGGGGCTGGATATTCTGGCCGAGCTTCAGAAAGACCAGATTGAAACGGGGGGCGGGTCGCTGGAAAGTGTACTTTCCTTTCATGATCTGGGCACCGAAGATTTGCCCGACGACGAAGACTGGAAACCGGAAGCCGGCGTTCGGGCTTCGCTCGATTATGCTACCGTGCCTACTCTGACCGAGCAGTTGCTGGGTCTGCTGTCGCCGGACGTTACGTTTGCCAAAGGCGACTTTTTTAAATCCCTGACCAAAGCGTATCGACTTTTCAGCCGCCCGGTGGCCGAAGAAATTACCGGTGAATTTGCGAACCCTGATCCAAGCGACAGCATCGAGTTGCAGCTCGATGAAACGATGAAGGTTAAAAAGATCAGTGTGTTCAGCGAGCATGGCGACCAGCGGACATTGGCTGATTTCTCGATGAGTAACCTGACGCATTGGCTTAGTACGTTGACCGATGCCGACTGGGACGAAATGAGTGATTCGGTCCGGGCGCTGTACCTGACGCAGCAGTTTTCGGCGGTATTGTTACGTCGGGGGGCGGTGGTGCCGCAATTGCTCCGGGTTGGGGCAGCCGAAGAACAGTACCGGGTGCGCTGGATGCCCGCTATCGTCAACGAAAGTGTTCGTCGGCTGACCCAGCAACTCGCAACGCAGTTGCCACCCACGTTGCTAACCGTACGCTGGCAAAAAGAATGGCTGGCCCTGCCGGATGAGCAGCAGGTGTTAACGCTATGTTCGCTGTTCCTGCGCCGGACGATCAAACCAACCACCATTGAGCTTTGGGAACGCTGGCCACTGGAAGATGCTGATCGGTTGTTCTTCGGGGTGGAAACGTTACGTTTTGAAGGTTTTGGCCGGAAGGAGATGCCGCTGGCCATTCAGCTTTGGCTCAATGATTTCTTCCTGACGCAGAAACGCTTTGTACCCATGCTGGTCGTTGAGGACAGCGAACTCGGGACCGAGTTCCGGCTGAGTTTGCTGATTCGAGACCGTGAGAGCACGGAAAATGCCCCCGTTCCACTACCTGAACTGCTGAGTCAGAAAAAATACGCCCGAATCCGGGTCGCCGTGTTGCAGGACCTGCTGGTACTGTCGCGCCACTTTCCGGATTTAGCTAAACTCACCCAAACCGACGGCCCCGCTTATCTGGCGTATGAGCCGGAAGCGTTCGTAAAGGTGCTGCTCGATACATTACCCCGGATGCAGTTACTGGGTATTTCGCTGCTATTGCCCCGGTCGCTGCAGCACTGGGTGCGCCCGCAGGCGGGGGGGCGGCTGAAAGCAAAAGTGACTGCTACGGATGCGTTCATGCGGCTGGATGACATGCTGACTTTTGATTGGCAGGTGGCTCTGGGGGATGAGATGGTCAGCGTAAAGGAATTTCAGAAGCTGGTGAGTAATTCGACCGGCCTGGTTAAGATCAAGGATCAGTACGTGCTGATTGATCCCAACGAGTTGAGTAAACTCTACAAGCAACTTGAAAATCCCCTCGAACTAACCGGCTCTGACCTGCTCAGAGCCGCGCTGACGGAAGAATACAAAGGGGCACGCCTGGGCCTTTCGTCCGATGTTCGGGCGCTGATCAAGCAGTTTACCGATAGTCCGGCTCAATCATTACCCGATTTTCTGAACGCGCAGCTGCGGCCCTATCAGCAGCGTGGGTACGACTGGCTGGTGAAGAACACCGCGCTGGGAATGGGAAGCCTGCTAGCCGATGATATGGGGCTGGGTAAAACTCTGCAGGTCATTACGTTCCTGCTCAAGCTGAAACAGGAAGGCCGCTTCAAAAAACAAAAGGGGCTGGTGGTATTGCCCACTACGTTGCTCACCAACTGGCAAAAGGAGGTAGCCCGTTTTGCGCCCGATCTGCGGGTGAAGATCTACCACGGCCCGAACCGGAAACTGACCGATAGTAAGGCTGGCGACGATGCGTACGATCTCCTGCTCACTACGTACGGTGTAGTACGCAGCGACCTGGAAACGCTGAAGAAAATGACCTGGGCAGTAGTCGTTATTGACGAAGCGCAGAATATTAAAAATGCTGATACCGAACAAACCAAAGCCGTAAAAGCGCTGAAAGCCCCGATCCGGCTGGCGCTGAGTGGTACGCCCGTCGAAAACCGGCTGTCGGAGTTCTGGAGCATCATGGACTTCGTGAATAAGGGGTATCTGGGCGGATTAACCAAATTCAACGAAGAGTTCGGGAAACCAATTCAGCAGGAACGCGATCAGCAGAAACTTGACCAGTTCCGGCGGATTACGAGTCCGTTTTTGTTACGTCGGGTAAAAACGGACCGGAGCATCATCAGCGACCTGCCCGATAAGATTGAGAACAACCAATTCTGTGCGCTCACGACGGAGCAGGCGGCTCTCTACCAGAGCGTGGTTCAGGAAAGTCTGCGCGCTATTGAGGACAAGGAAGGCATTGCCCGCCGGGGGCTGGTGCTAAAACTGATGACGGCATTGAAGCAGATCGGTAATCATCCGCACCAATACCTGAAACGGGGGAATGACGCACCCGCGTTATCCGGCAAAGCTACCTTATTGCTCAACCTGCTCGAAACCATTTACGCCAACCACGAAAAAGTGCTCATTTTTACCCAATACAAAGAAATGGGCGAGTTGTTGAAGCAGTTCATCCAGCAGGCGTTTGGTCAGGAACCGCTTTTTCTGCACGGGGGTACTTCGCGTGCCGACCGGGACGAGATGGTTGAGCAGTTCCAGAAAAATCGCTCGGATCACACCTTTATTCTGTCGCTGAAAGCGGGGGGGACAGGGCTTAACCTAACCCAGGCGAACCATGTTATTCACTACGACCTGTGGTGGAACCCTGCCGTTGAGGCACAGGCTACCGACCGCGCTTTCCGGATCGGGCAGACGAAGAACGTACTGGTGTACCGCCTGATGAATCAGGGAACGCTGGAAGAGAAAATTGACGCCATGATCCGCAGCAAAAAAGAACTCGCCGACCTCAGCGTCAAAACCGGCGAAACCTGGCTGGGGGATCTGAATGATGATGAACTTAAGGAACTGGTGAGTTTGGGATAA